The following are encoded together in the Qingshengfaniella alkalisoli genome:
- a CDS encoding CoA-acylating methylmalonate-semialdehyde dehydrogenase, with translation MAEIGHFINNTKVAGTSGRQQPVFNPATGASETQVALASVEEVGQVVAAAKAAWPEWSKTPALRRARVLDKFKSILWERADELAEAISREHGKTHDDALGEVTRGLEVVEFATAAPTFLKGEFSENVGTGVDTHMIRQSLGVVAGITPFNFPAMVPMWMFPVAIACGNTFILKPSERDPSASILLGEWLAEAGLPEGVFNVVQGDKVAVDALLDHPDVKAVSFVGSTPIAQYIHQTGTANGKRVQALGGAKNHMVIMPDADLDMAAGALMGAAYGSAGERCMAISVAVPVTDAVADALVEKLIPKIEALKIGPAADRSSDMGPLVTRQHLEKVTGYIDKGESEGAKVVVDGRGFRMDRQGYEDGYYIGGTLIDNVTPDMTIWKDEIFGPVLSMVRRDSYQDAVDLIHDHSYANGVSVFTRDGDVARNFSQDIEVGMVGVNVPIPVPMAFYSFGGWKASLFGDHHMHGMEGVRFYTRMKTTTTRWPTGMRTDPEFVMPTLG, from the coding sequence ATGGCCGAGATCGGGCATTTCATCAACAATACAAAGGTTGCGGGTACTTCGGGGCGTCAGCAGCCAGTCTTCAACCCTGCTACGGGCGCAAGCGAAACGCAGGTCGCGTTAGCCTCGGTCGAAGAGGTTGGCCAGGTGGTCGCCGCCGCGAAAGCCGCGTGGCCGGAATGGTCGAAGACACCGGCGTTGCGGCGTGCGCGCGTCCTCGACAAGTTCAAGTCCATCCTTTGGGAGCGGGCCGATGAACTGGCCGAGGCGATCAGCCGCGAACACGGCAAAACACATGATGATGCGCTAGGCGAGGTTACGCGCGGGCTGGAAGTTGTGGAATTTGCCACCGCCGCGCCGACTTTCCTGAAGGGCGAGTTCTCCGAGAATGTCGGCACTGGTGTCGATACGCATATGATCCGCCAATCGCTTGGCGTGGTCGCGGGTATCACTCCGTTCAACTTTCCGGCGATGGTGCCGATGTGGATGTTCCCCGTCGCGATTGCCTGTGGAAACACCTTCATTCTGAAGCCATCCGAGCGTGATCCGTCCGCCTCCATTCTGTTGGGCGAATGGCTGGCGGAGGCGGGCCTGCCCGAGGGTGTTTTCAACGTCGTCCAGGGGGACAAAGTTGCCGTCGATGCGCTGCTTGACCATCCGGACGTCAAGGCGGTGTCGTTCGTCGGATCAACCCCGATTGCACAATACATCCATCAGACCGGCACGGCCAACGGCAAGCGTGTTCAGGCGCTGGGTGGCGCGAAGAACCACATGGTCATCATGCCGGATGCTGATCTGGACATGGCCGCGGGCGCATTGATGGGCGCGGCATATGGGTCTGCCGGTGAACGCTGCATGGCCATTTCAGTTGCGGTTCCGGTGACGGATGCAGTTGCAGACGCCCTGGTCGAAAAGCTGATTCCCAAGATCGAGGCGCTGAAGATCGGCCCCGCAGCCGACAGAAGTTCCGACATGGGTCCGCTCGTCACCCGGCAGCATCTGGAAAAGGTGACGGGCTATATCGACAAGGGCGAATCCGAAGGTGCGAAGGTCGTGGTTGACGGGCGCGGGTTCAGGATGGACCGGCAGGGTTACGAGGACGGCTATTACATCGGCGGCACGCTGATAGACAATGTCACGCCCGATATGACCATCTGGAAGGACGAGATTTTCGGGCCGGTCCTGTCGATGGTGCGCCGGGACAGTTATCAGGATGCGGTCGATCTGATCCATGATCACAGCTATGCCAACGGGGTATCGGTCTTCACGCGTGACGGTGACGTGGCGCGCAACTTCAGCCAGGATATCGAAGTCGGCATGGTCGGTGTGAACGTTCCTATTCCCGTTCCGATGGCATTCTACAGCTTCGGCGGCTGGAAAGCGTCGTTGTTCGGTGACCACCACATGCACGGAATGGAAGGCGTTCGCTT
- the hemP gene encoding hemin uptake protein HemP — MPHATQSLPVFDARDLTQDGTQANILLDDQVYVLRITRAGKLILTK; from the coding sequence ATGCCCCACGCCACGCAATCGCTGCCGGTATTCGACGCGCGCGATCTGACCCAGGACGGCACACAAGCCAATATCCTGCTGGACGATCAGGTCTATGTGTTGCGCATCACCCGAGCCGGCAAGCTGATCCTGACAAAATGA
- the lpdA gene encoding dihydrolipoyl dehydrogenase, producing MDVKVPDIGDFDEVPVVGVLVSVGDTVAKEDPLIELESDKATMEVPSPAAGTVKEIKVSEGDNVSEGTLIVVLESDDAGDDGGEEPEQSPRSDAKEEASEPSRKSMAPLPKSYEQGDVHGEVVVLGSGPGGYSAAFRAADLGKKVVLIERSPTLGGVCLNVGCIPSKALLHAAKVITEAEEMGEHGITFTKPKVDLDKLRGWKDSVVGQLTGGLQGLAKARKVTVVNGYGKFSGTNMITVEGDEGITKVSFDQCVIAAGSEPVTLPFVPHDDDRVIDSTGALELTDVPGKLLVLGGGIIGLEMACVYDALGSKVTVVELMDQIIPGADKDIVKPLMTRIEGRYENILLKTKVTDVKAQKNGLKVTFEDEKGENSAAIFDKVLVAVGRKPNGKLVDAEKAGVAVTDRGFIEVDHQQRTNIPHIFAIGDVVGQPMLAHKAVHEGKVAAEVAAGEKRAFDARVIPSVAYTDPEVAWCGLTEAQAKEQGYKVGKGVIPWKASGRALTNGRTEGMTKVIFDTEDDRVIGAAMVGTNAGELIAEAALAIEMGADAIDLGHTIHPHPTLSETINFAAEMYEGTITDLMPPKKRK from the coding sequence ATGGATGTAAAAGTTCCCGATATAGGCGATTTCGACGAAGTTCCCGTCGTCGGCGTCCTCGTCTCGGTGGGTGACACCGTCGCGAAGGAAGACCCGCTGATCGAGCTGGAATCCGACAAGGCCACGATGGAAGTGCCCAGCCCTGCGGCTGGCACGGTCAAGGAGATCAAGGTCTCCGAAGGCGACAACGTGTCCGAAGGTACGCTGATCGTTGTGCTGGAAAGCGATGATGCGGGGGATGACGGCGGCGAAGAGCCCGAGCAATCGCCCAGATCCGATGCCAAGGAAGAGGCGTCGGAGCCGTCGCGCAAATCCATGGCGCCTCTGCCCAAATCCTATGAACAGGGCGATGTGCATGGCGAGGTCGTGGTTCTGGGCTCCGGTCCCGGCGGCTATTCGGCGGCCTTCCGCGCGGCCGATCTTGGCAAGAAGGTTGTGCTGATCGAACGCAGTCCCACTTTGGGCGGAGTCTGCCTGAATGTGGGCTGTATCCCGTCCAAGGCACTGCTGCACGCGGCCAAGGTCATCACCGAGGCCGAGGAAATGGGTGAGCACGGCATCACCTTCACCAAGCCGAAGGTCGACCTGGACAAGCTACGCGGCTGGAAAGACAGCGTCGTCGGTCAATTGACCGGTGGTCTGCAGGGGCTGGCCAAGGCCCGCAAGGTCACGGTCGTCAACGGCTATGGCAAGTTTTCTGGCACCAACATGATCACCGTTGAAGGCGATGAGGGCATAACCAAGGTCAGCTTCGATCAATGCGTTATTGCGGCGGGGTCCGAGCCGGTCACGCTGCCATTCGTTCCTCATGACGATGATCGTGTGATCGATTCCACCGGCGCGCTGGAATTGACCGACGTGCCCGGAAAATTGCTGGTTCTGGGCGGTGGCATCATCGGTCTGGAAATGGCCTGTGTCTATGATGCGCTTGGGTCCAAGGTGACAGTTGTCGAACTGATGGACCAGATCATTCCGGGTGCCGACAAAGATATCGTCAAACCGCTGATGACCCGGATCGAAGGCCGGTACGAAAATATCCTGCTCAAGACCAAGGTCACGGATGTCAAAGCCCAGAAGAACGGGCTGAAAGTAACGTTCGAGGATGAAAAGGGCGAAAACTCTGCCGCCATTTTCGACAAGGTTCTGGTCGCTGTCGGGCGTAAGCCGAATGGCAAGCTGGTCGACGCCGAAAAGGCAGGCGTTGCCGTTACCGATCGCGGCTTCATCGAGGTCGATCACCAGCAACGCACGAACATCCCGCATATTTTCGCGATTGGGGATGTTGTCGGGCAACCGATGCTTGCTCACAAGGCCGTGCATGAAGGCAAGGTCGCGGCAGAAGTTGCAGCCGGTGAAAAACGGGCATTCGATGCGCGCGTGATCCCGTCAGTTGCCTACACCGACCCCGAGGTCGCATGGTGTGGTCTGACGGAGGCCCAAGCCAAGGAACAAGGCTACAAGGTCGGCAAGGGCGTCATCCCGTGGAAAGCCTCGGGCCGTGCGCTGACCAATGGCCGAACCGAGGGGATGACCAAGGTCATTTTTGATACCGAAGACGACCGCGTCATCGGCGCGGCGATGGTGGGCACGAATGCGGGCGAGTTGATCGCCGAAGCGGCGCTCGCCATCGAAATGGGCGCGGACGCGATCGATCTGGGTCATACCATTCATCCGCACCCGACCCTGTCGGAGACGATCAACTTCGCGGCGGAGATGTATGAGGGCACGATCACCGACCTGATGCCGCCGAAGAAGCGCAAGTAA
- a CDS encoding 2-dehydro-3-deoxygalactonokinase, whose protein sequence is MADPDWIAADLADGCLRVRTMQGSITKTRRTIDATELSFDEILRACSAGQTEVVLAGAGWLMDRPALLQVPVKPLASGLLHVDGIENVSVLPSLIQEQPFGRLDAQAASLAGFLGLADDYEGVICLAGDTTSWVQVSAGEVVSFQTFATGRMQLGVTKLDKECDHGGQFLDAVDEGLARPERVAGRVSEWTTMAQMGMLDGSAMNARLRGAFIGMELGAARPFWLGRQVAVIADGPRQADYVAALERQGVAPIQTDAETAICAGLAAARRSMKTS, encoded by the coding sequence ATGGCTGACCCGGACTGGATCGCGGCTGATCTGGCGGACGGGTGTTTGCGGGTTCGCACCATGCAGGGCAGCATCACGAAAACCCGCAGGACCATCGATGCGACGGAATTGAGCTTCGACGAGATACTGCGCGCATGCTCGGCCGGGCAAACAGAGGTTGTTCTCGCCGGCGCGGGCTGGCTGATGGATCGCCCCGCGCTGCTCCAAGTGCCGGTGAAACCCCTTGCGTCTGGGCTATTGCATGTTGACGGGATCGAAAATGTGTCAGTGCTCCCCTCGTTGATACAGGAGCAGCCTTTCGGAAGGTTGGACGCACAGGCGGCGTCTCTGGCCGGGTTTCTGGGGCTGGCAGACGACTACGAGGGGGTCATTTGCCTGGCGGGTGACACCACCAGCTGGGTTCAGGTGTCTGCCGGCGAGGTGGTAAGCTTCCAGACCTTCGCAACCGGCAGGATGCAGCTTGGCGTTACCAAGTTGGACAAAGAGTGCGATCACGGTGGGCAGTTTCTGGATGCGGTCGACGAGGGCTTGGCTCGCCCCGAACGTGTGGCAGGGCGCGTGTCGGAATGGACGACCATGGCGCAGATGGGCATGTTGGACGGAAGCGCGATGAACGCGCGACTTCGTGGTGCGTTCATCGGGATGGAACTGGGCGCGGCCCGCCCGTTCTGGCTTGGCCGGCAGGTTGCGGTCATCGCGGACGGGCCGCGTCAGGCGGATTATGTCGCGGCATTGGAACGACAGGGTGTTGCGCCGATACAGACCGACGCGGAAACGGCGATTTGCGCGGGCCTTGCCGCGGCGCGACGTTCGATGAAAACATCATAA
- a CDS encoding aldose epimerase family protein, translated as MGLEMSPGVYEFGSDQDGNRVDRVVLSNGELTVAMLTRGAILQDVRLKDVPYSLTLGANDLAPYLDGMAYFGALVGPVVNRISGAKAELSGQSYSFDPNQDRRITLHSGKASTSAKIWTIAERSETEVEFTLKLSDGDGGFPGNRDVRARFALDGTRLSMTVSATTDKTTWVNFANHSYWNMDGTPSYAGHTLRIAADRYCVADDDAMVTGELRDVEGTGFDLRDGRALSPGDDPHYDTNFCLADGKRAVTPIARLTGTSGISMDMASTEPGLQVYDAKRQAPGKAKNHAGEEYGPYCGLAMEAQCWPDAPNKPDFPSIVLREGERYEQVTTYTFSR; from the coding sequence ATGGGACTGGAAATGTCACCGGGCGTGTATGAGTTCGGAAGCGATCAGGACGGAAACCGTGTGGATCGCGTGGTGCTGTCAAATGGAGAACTGACCGTCGCGATGCTGACGCGCGGAGCGATATTGCAGGATGTTCGCCTGAAGGATGTGCCGTATTCGCTGACCCTTGGGGCGAATGATCTTGCGCCCTACCTAGACGGAATGGCCTATTTCGGTGCTTTGGTCGGGCCTGTGGTGAACCGGATTTCGGGCGCAAAGGCTGAATTGAGCGGACAAAGCTACAGCTTCGATCCAAATCAGGACAGGCGCATCACGTTGCACAGTGGCAAGGCGTCGACATCCGCGAAGATCTGGACCATTGCCGAGCGCAGCGAGACCGAGGTCGAGTTCACGCTGAAGCTGTCAGATGGCGACGGTGGCTTTCCCGGCAATCGAGACGTCCGGGCGCGGTTCGCCCTGGACGGCACCCGGCTGTCGATGACCGTGTCGGCGACAACGGATAAGACAACATGGGTCAACTTTGCCAATCACAGCTATTGGAATATGGATGGCACGCCCAGCTATGCCGGGCACACGCTGCGGATCGCGGCCGATCGGTACTGCGTTGCGGATGACGACGCAATGGTGACGGGCGAGTTGCGCGATGTGGAGGGAACCGGATTCGACTTGCGTGACGGGCGCGCTCTGTCGCCGGGTGATGACCCGCACTATGACACGAATTTCTGCCTGGCCGATGGTAAGCGGGCCGTCACGCCTATTGCACGTCTGACGGGCACCTCGGGCATATCCATGGATATGGCGTCAACCGAACCCGGGCTTCAGGTTTATGACGCGAAGCGGCAGGCACCGGGCAAGGCCAAGAACCATGCGGGTGAGGAATACGGCCCCTATTGCGGACTGGCAATGGAGGCCCAGTGCTGGCCCGACGCGCCGAACAAGCCAGACTTCCCGTCAATCGTTCTGCGCGAAGGCGAGCGTTACGAACAGGTGACCACTTATACCTTCAGCCGGTAA